DNA from Meleagris gallopavo isolate NT-WF06-2002-E0010 breed Aviagen turkey brand Nicholas breeding stock chromosome 12, Turkey_5.1, whole genome shotgun sequence:
GCAGGTTTGAGTCAGACCAGGACTGCAGAGGGTGGAGAGCGACTCTGAAGGAAAAGGTTTTACACGGTGTCATGCACAGCATTTCTCTGTATCATCCCAGCTATCCGAGATGGTCACCCAGCCTTGGTGCTTTCCTCATCACAGATTGACAAGGTGGATCTTTAGCCTGAGTCACTCCTGAGAATAATTATTATCGCTGAAGTGCAGGAGGAGATAAAGGAGTTTacaagttaaaacaaaaaaaaaccaaaaacaaaaaaacaaccactcCCGAGGGTCACAGCTGAAGTATTAAGGCCTCCCAGCATATGATTGCATGGGGCGCCCAGCAATTACCTCCAGTGTCAAATAAGCTGTTCATATCACGTATCATTTCTGTGCATTAAGCTGATCTGTGTTGACAGAAGTGGGATATTGGGGAGAACACACTAGGACTCCTGATACCTTGCACAATGAAGATGTGGGTAATTGAAAAAGATGTTCTTTTCCACAAAGCACTGCGGGCCACCTCATcatccttctctttctgttcctcttttATGGGTAAATTGAAAGCGAGCGCACTGCCTGCCTCCCGCTGCTCTTTCCACTGTCTCTCTTTCACGctcctggcagcagagctgaatgttgatggatAATCAAATGGGAGATGCACATTGTGCTCCCGCTATCCGGCAGCGTCACAGCGGCTGGGAGGCAGGCAGGCAGACCGACCCTCAGGTGGAACCCAGACACAGGGACAAGATTttacaggctgggggatgagctgctggagaggagctctgcagagagggacctgggcatcctggtggacgacaggttggccatgagccagcagtgtgccctcgtggccaaaaaggccaatagcattctggggtgcattaagaagagcgtgtccagcaggtcgagggaggtgatcctccccctctactctgccctggtaaggcctcatctggagtactgtgtccagttctgggctccccagtacaaaaaagacagggatctcttggaaagagtccagcggagggccacaaagatggtgaagggcctggagcatctcccctatgaagaaaggctaagtgaactgggtctgtttagccttgagaaaagaagactgagaggagacctgatccaggtttataaatatctgagatgtggcggccatagtggtgaggccagtctcttttcagtggtacgtggagacaggacgaggggaaacggacataagctgcagcacaggaagtttcgcacgaatgtgcataagaacttNNNNNNNNNNNNNNNNNNNNNNNNNNNNNNNNNNNNNNNNNNNNNNNNNNNNNNNNNNNNNNNNNNNNNNNNNNNNNNNNNNNNNNNNNNNNNNNNNNNNCGTAAGATAAGCTGGGCGCGTAACATGAGGGGGTAGAATCAAGTCCTTGTGTTTTTCTCTAGGAACTGGGGAGAAGGCTGGGGCTTTGTGCCTTCTGACAGAGCCCTGGTCTTTGTGGATAACCACGACAACCAGCGCGGGCACGGGGCAGGCGGAGCTTCCATTCTTACCTTCTGGGATGCCAGGTGAGGAATGCCGGTGTCTGGATGATGGCGCTTACTGTTCTCTTTTTAGGTCTGTCGGCTCTTTGCCGTCGTTTCTCTTCCACGTTCCGTTATGTTTTTTGTCCGACAGGCTTTATAAAATGGCAGTCGGTTTCATGCTCGCTCATCCGTACGGCTTCACGCGGGTGATGTCAAGTTATCGTTGGCCGAGATATTTCGAGAATGGAGCGGTGAGTTTGTAGCGCTGAAGATTTCGGCGTGTCAAACGTAAACGATTTCTCTGGCCTGTGCCGGATCTGCCTGGTGGACTCTGGAAGCCGCATATATCTTCTCTCTCTGGATACTCTCTGTGCAGTAAGCACTTTCCAGTAAGCGCtttgaaaagtcttttttcGTTTAAAGGATGTCAACGACTGGGTTGGTCCGCCCAGTAACTCGGACGGATCGACGAAGTCCGTGACAATCAATGCAGATACTACTTGCGGCAACGACTGGGTCTGTGAACATCGCTGGCGACAAATAAGGTGGGAGGAAAACGTAGGAAGAGCAGCGACTCTTGGGTCACGCGCCTCGTGGCCCTAGAAGTCCCGCAACTGCAATGACAGCCCTTCCTCGCATTTTCAGGAACATGGTTGTCTTCCGTAACGTGGTAGACGGTCAGCCTTTCTCAAACTGGTGGGACAACGGGAGCAATCAAGTAGCTTTTGGTCGCGGCAACAGAGGCTTCATCGTCTTTAATAATGACGACTGGTGAGTGATCTCTGGGACAGCTACGTATGAGTTCGCAGTATAGAAACCGAGGCTGTGGGCAGGGTAATTGCCGGGGGTCTACGCATTAGCTGCTTAAGTTTGGGCGGTTATGGACAGAGAGGGTAGTTTCTCGCTTTCCTCATCCGGCCCTAGTCTATCCGGTCCGTGCCAACGCAACCGTAACGGACTGAATGATCCCAGTTAGGGGGTTATTTCTGTTTAACCACGTGCATCATGTTGTAGGAGCTATCTGTAGGCTTTGATGTTCTCCTGTCCTTTCCGGCCAGCGACACCAACCGCTACAGCCCGAGCTAGATTCACGCGGTTGCGTTCTAGTTGTGAGGGGCTAAAAAGGGAGTTCAGAGAATCGCGGCCCTAAGACCGAGAAATCCCTTGAGCTGCGTCACCCTCGCGAGTAGCGGAATAGCATCGGGCTCGGCAGTCCTTTGCCTACTTTGAAATACCTCTTTTGAAAGCTACAAAAGGGGActtgatccaggtttataaatatctgaggtgtggcagccatagcggtgaggccagtctcttttcagtggc
Protein-coding regions in this window:
- the LOC104912867 gene encoding pancreatic alpha-amylase-like; translation: MAVGFMLAHPYGFTRVMSSYRWPRYFENGADVNDWVGPPSNSDGSTKSVTINADTTCGNDWVCEHRWRQIRNMVVFRNVVDGQPFSNWWDNGSNQVAFGRGNRGFIVFNNDDW